A window of Dermacentor andersoni chromosome 4, qqDerAnde1_hic_scaffold, whole genome shotgun sequence genomic DNA:
GTTACACCAGCGGATGCCGAGCATTCAGCTCTCTAGAATGTTCTTGAGCCAGCTGCTGATTGAGGACAGCTGCCACTACCTTTTCTACTCACTCATCTTCTTGTTTGCCCAGCCCATGACATGTATCCTTCGAAAGGTTCATTTTGCTTCAAAAGAAAAGTTTTCAAAATACACAGCTCTGTCGTCTTTACCGCTGAAAAAAATAACCGTAGGTAGTTTGTGCACGCAAAGTTAGGGGATACAAACTGCCAGGCATACAAAAGAACACAGAAATGTATACAATGGAATCCAAAAGGAGTACAAAAGAATACAAGCATAGCTTTGGGTATGCTTGGGCAAACTACTTCTAAGGCTTCTTAATGTCTGTGGAGAGTTTAATAGACAGATTGGATATAAGAAACTGATAGTCATAGTGGAGTTTTAGTAAGCCCAGAGTTCATAATGTGGCACCACCCAAGCTATTATATCTTAATTAGTTGCACCATTGTCAAATTAACAAAATACTTGTTGCTTTCCTCCATGTTTTCCTTATAATTGTTCTAGCCAGGCACCAATTATCAGCcacttgctttattttttctttctggaaACCAGATGTGCAAGTGAGATTCTTAACTAGAAACAGTGACCATTGGTGTTGCTTTCCATGTCATAATGGGCAAATATGGAAACTAAAGTTCTGCGTCAGTCATGCGAATCATCACCATCAAGTTTTTGCATCTAAACATGCTCAGTTATCTACTGTAGTCTGAAAGATATGTTACAATGTGAATTAAAACTGTATTAGTTATAGCTTGGAGATAAAGTGTGTTCGAGGACACCTCACTAATTTCGGGCAGTGCAAACAGGCAAGTGCAGCACTTGGATCACGCAGTGGCAATCATGTCCTTGAAGTATCGTGTGGCTGCATAGcatgaaaacagctgaaatttctaACAGTATCCTGTGCACTTTTCCTCTCAGGGGAGCTGCTCTTCCAGCCAGAAAGTCAAGATCACATGCACAAATGCCTCTATGTAAAACACACTGCCTGGGATGTCGCCAATTGTTGCACGGGACCTCGGTAAATTGTCCAATACAGAACGCACAATATACTGCCACTGGTAGTGCACCGCATATAAAAAGAGGAGGACAAGAAATAAAGGAGGCGGGTCTTGCGCCATACACATGACACAGTCCCTCAGCTTCAGTATAGTAGAAGGCACAGAAGAAAAGGCACTTGTGAATActaatttttgttttttaattatggggttttgtgtgccaaaaccgctttcttattatgaggcatgctgtaatggggggactccggaaatttggacctcctggggttctttaatgtgcacctaaatctaagttttCGCAtcttgctcccatcgaaatgcagccaccgggGCCAggatctgatcccgcgacctcatgcttagcagctcaataccacagccactaagcagccgCGGCTAATTGTGAACACTAGTGGTAGGCGGAAAAAGTACATGTGGGCAGGGAAGCTTGCCTCCTGGCAGCAAGGCAACacaacatttcaatttcttcaATCTTCTCTAATAATGAGCCAgtatgaaaaatttttgtggtaAGGCACACCCTAGGCAGTGCCCTACAGCTTCCAGTGTTTAACCAGAGTTTGCAgtggggcctggtgaggagccTTTTGAAAAGAAAGTTATTGTCTGGAATAACTGCATGTCCACGTTTATGACCTGTACATAATATCCCTTCCCAGTTGGCTGCGTTCCCAGCATTTCAATTGCACAGCTGTGTCGCTCTTACCCATGGTGCGTGCTACGCATTTCTAAATTTGCTACGCTGTTTTGGAACCTTGACTTAACTGTGCAGTGGTGCTGCTGCCTGTGTTTCTCTTCTCTCTCCTCCACTCCGCGAGCTTTTCACTGACCTTGCTGGACGTAAGTACTTCTAATTGGAGCTACCACATATGCAGACATTGCCAATGTTCGGTGTTTTCCGTCATGCAGAAGTTTGGTGGCCGTTCCGGTCTTCTTGGCACCTGGTTGGTGAACCTCCTGGACCACCAAGGCAGAAACATCCTTCGACTTGTGGCATTCACCGAAATCTTTCTCATGCCACTGACAGCGTTCAGCGTTCTGTCGTACGTATTAAGGCTTCTGTATTGCATTAAAAGAGTATTGACATGagcttttactttctttttgtgctaAGTAAAGGTATGAATgaagccctgaaaaaaaaataaagaatactgGCAAGTGTCAACTTCGTACTTGCTAGGTATCATACTTTTTACATGTGAGAAGTGTGGAGTAGAGTTCCTGCAACTTCGAAATAATATGCTAGTACTTCTTTAAAATGCTGTTGTATCTGACTTGTAAGAAATATTATGTACAAGCATAAAGTCTGAACATGGGCAAGCTTATCTTAAAGTAAGAAAGCTGAAGTTTTGGCTCTTAAGATACTTCCTATATATTGTCTAACTCATCTCTATCATTTATGGTGGATACGGTGTCCAGCTGCTGAGCACAGGGCTGCAGTATGAATTCCTGGCCATTGCAGATGCATTTTTAAGGCACTTGTGTGCCGTGTATCTTGTAGACCACATGATGGTTGTAGGTTTCGGCAAGTTGATATAGCATGATTTCATGATACAGCATGCTTAGTCAGGTTCCATGCGTTATTATGGAATCTATGTGTAGCTTTTGGGCATTAAAACCCAGAATTTGCtcttaacatttacatttcatgCTAATGTGTAGTGCGTTTACTGGAGAATTCATCACTACACGAAGAGTAGTGAATTTGTACGCAACGTCAAATGCTTGTGAGAATACAAGCATTTTTTCTCTTTAAAAGCATCTTTAGGCTTATTGGACTGCCTTGCCAAATGTTTCATATACAGTGTAATGACGGAGAGAGCCTAAGCATCGCCTTCCTCATGCTTGCCTTATGTTGAAACTGCTCAGTGCGGGTCCTGCCACTTATAGTAATAAACACTGTTGCAGCAGTACCATCCCCGAGCAAAATTTGCTGTCAAGCTGCGATTACTTGCTTACGGCAGGTACCATACGTGAAAATTGAAAATTGATGTGTTTGCCGTCCTGAGACACACTGCACAGGAGGTTTCAGGATTAAGTTTGACCATCTGGAGTTCATCaaatggacactaaagagaaacacaaaATTTGTTTACACTGATAAACTATTCATTGTTCTCGTTAATTTCActataataggttgattattataAGAGAAAATAAGGTCAGAGTTCCCAACTTTTTTAATTGGTCTGAGTATCTCGTTTCAATCACTAAGCACCGttcacccaatgcacagtacacgagcCTTTTTACATTCTGCCCTCATCGGAATGTTGTTGCCATGGCTGGGTATCAAACGTACTACCTTGtactcagcagcacaatgccaagTCCAGTAAGCCACCACAGCAGGTGTACTGTGTGTATAGTGTGGTATGGTGTGGATAATTGATATGATAGGTTTAGAATGACTAATTTTCAGTGTGATGTAGGGGGACCATCAGTGGACGCATTTACTTAAAGCTAGGAGGAGAAAAAAGTGCCCAGGAAATAAGAAAAAGCAAAGTCTTGCTATGACATATTGGCCGTATATAACTTCAATAATGGGGCAATAAGAGCAGGTGCACATAAGTAACTTGTTCTTTAATAGAGCTGGCATTATCGTGCCTGAGGTTTTACGAGTATGTGCCTTTTAAACTGCTGTTTCCTTTTATATGACTTTATTCACATGTTAATTTCTAAAAATATAAGTACTGCATTACGCTTTGGCTCCTTTGGTCCTTTATTACACGGAGAGCTATTAAAAGCAGTGTGCCTTCAAACAGTGCTTGTACCTCTAAATGCTTGTATTTTGATACTCTCAGTgggaaattagaaaaaaaaaattgttttcctcAATGCTTCTGGCATACCTTAGATAAGCATACCTGACCGTGTTCCACAGAAAGAATATATATGGAGAGTTTCACTGTGTTACAGGAGATATGGGCAGGTAGAAGACTGCATGCAGTATGGTAAAACCAACCCAGATTGAAAGATGAGAAAAAATACATGTGAACAGTGGATGGAAATTTTGATATGCCATAGTTCGAATGCACTTTTTTGCCATTTCGTTTATGAAATGTAAGTAACGTACATTTAGGAGGTGCTGGATTTGTTCTGCGCCTTTGGATAAATTTTAGGGCTGGCTGTTACATGCCTGTCAAGTGGCTAATGTTGAAACACTACCATTTAGAGCAAGAAAAATAGCACTAACGTGGCAGACACAAGAAAGTTGATGGGACAAACACTTGTGCATTAGCTTTTACAGTAGCTTTGCACAATAGCCTGTAGAATCGTACAGAGCATCATCTTTCTTGTGTTTGCCGTGTTAACGCAAGGGTTATTGCTTTACGTAAGAGctaacttgcccaagaagaagttctGTTCAAACGTCATAATATTTGTGCTTTCAAGAACTGCTATGACTGTGTTACACTAGTTTTCACTGCCTTCTAATTAAAGTGTTGCTTTGATCACATCACATGTAAAAACTGGTTATCAATAAATctttcggatttttttttttcaccttgccatAAGGTAACCCTGCTTAGAATAAAAAAGGTcatatttagaagaaaaaaaacttgcagGTTTAAGAAGTTGGTGTGCTGACCATCATCTATCCTTAATGAGGACATATTACAAAGCTACATTTAGAACTACCAGTGGCAATTTAGGTTTAATGTCACATTTTGCAGGAATGTGTTATTGTGGTCTTATCTATGAGCATTTTCTTAGGCGTAGCTTTGAGAGGCATGTGCAAGTACATGGTTTATATGGTTTTGCAGTGGACGGAGTAGCTTGCTGACTCCATTTCTTTACTACTGCTTTCTGAGCCTTCGTTATTCCTCTCGTCGCAATCCCTACACAAGGTACGTACAGTTCCATATGCCAATCACTATTTACTCCTATGCTAGATTGTggcttaactctttcgttactgctagaaatgtgctcattttctGTGCTTTTATGTCCTATAATTTTAATTCAAGACATACCATAGTAGTCGCAACATATACTGCGATGCATAAAATTATAGCTTGATCACTGATGTTTTGCATTGTGATCACTGGTGCCTTGAGGTGAAGCTTCAAAGAAACACCTCAAGGAACACAAATTAAAGTAGTAATTCTCTATTTTTAGTAAAGTATTCATCGGAAAAAAATCTGAAACATACAAAATATGCACCTGGTTCCTAGTTCCCAACTTTTGTAAATCAGATCacgaaaaaaaattctgatgaATATTTGTTGGCATCAATACAAGTCATAGTGATGCCCATGCTATGCGGGAAAGGATTTGCTTTGCAAATGTGGAAACAGGTAAGTTCCTATTCTTCAGGaagcatttgtttttactcattgcagcaggcacctggtttgttttttactgcattctttaggctcgCAAAGCAGTTGCCAGTTAAAGGAAAATGCAGGTGCCTCCTCCTACTTGGTTGTTGCCTTTAATCATCTTTTCTGTGGAAGGAAGGTGGTATAGTGTGTGTTCAACTGTCACTGGAGCCTCCACATGCTTTGCTCAGTCTATACAGTGCTGTACAGTAATGTggagtgttgcacaatattgcacagtaatgaataagggcaTTTGAACAGGCGGTGTTCAAAATGGTAGGAGATTAGATTGCAGAAGAGTGCACATTTGAACTGGTTGCTTCATGATTACAAGAAGAAAACAGCGCTAAATGACAGGatgaagagagggacacagaccgcACTGTTTTCTGCttgtaatcatgaaccaaccagcccaagtgtGCACTCTTCTGCAGTCTAATCTCCTACTATTTTGAACACCGCCTGTGCAAATGCCCTTACTCATTAGTGGCCTGTGTCCCTCTCTCTGCTGTGGTCCGTGTCCCTCACTTcatcctgtcgtttagcgctgttttctgctTGAGATTAGACTGCTAGTCAAGCTTTGGTTGAAGGTTAGTCTGCTACCGACTGCATGCTCTTCTGTGAGTGAAAACCCCACAAGACAGGAAGGATTGCTCATAATAGCTTGTACATATGCTGTCGAAGCGCTGATGGATAAAAACAACCCACAGTGAGGAAAATAAAGTTGCATTTGATATTAATCTAGCACAATTATCAAAATGACACGCACTCATGAGCATCTACAGTTGTTTGAGATATTATTAAAACAACCTATACGATGGAGCAGGAAGTTGACAACTCGAGACGAGCTTCTGTGTCTTTACTGCTGCTGTCACTTAAAAATTAAGTTGCAGAGTCaaccaaagcgcaaattttgcgtctttttcttgaagtgctaggagcactggAAGCTAGTTTCGACAATACCCCCAGtcgaagttttatttttccagGCTCTCCAACCTGTCAAAAATTGTGAACTCTTGCAGATAGTTAAAGTTCAGTCATCATTTCAGACAATGCAAATGATGCTGCTAGTAGAAGAATTTCAGCAGAAATGTTTAGCTACGCATTCAAAAACTGTCGATCAAATTTACCGATTTTTATAGGTGTGGTATTGACTGAGTTAGGGGCATTTGCATTTCTGCAGTAATATTTACCCTATAGATGTGCAGATACATGCCTGAAACAGCGTTAGTTTGAGATAGAATTCATCACTTGGAAAGCTCATTGGCAGTAACACACCAGACTGTTGTGGAGAGTGTGGAAGAGCTCAAGATGCATTTATAAAGTGCAAGTCATTTGAGTGTAAAGGATGGCTGGACTGAGTTGGCCAAGTGGTAAAGTAGGTTCATGCTTACATACAGAACCAGGCTTCTTAGTGTTTCTGTGGAACTTGCTCAGCAGTAAATAGGTCCCTATATAGTCGCCAACCATTTATTTGGACCTcatggggactgcggaaatgtccgaataaacaggtgtccgaaaaagcagattaagaaagaaaaatccttgatttccacgcacttattcttgctcggcagtaggcttgaagaaatcatgaatgcgccattgcacgctgttccgtttatgcgcaatcagataagcctgaatctcggagagggtcgtacggtcactataggtggctgaaagcacagtcactgcttgtacacgctctgcATGCGAAGTCAGCGTAGCACATGgtacgtcatcttccgactcattgtccggcggtgcagcagaaacctgacgaatgatctcgccgtcgtcgagttctgcgcatgtcagtacagcagtgtcagcagtTGTGAaactcaaatgagacggtgtccggaatcgcaatgcaaccactgcgcaggtctcggcagaacatattcggcgtcagtagggagcacaccGGTAGGCGTCAAATcgtaggcctcccggcacccgcttgccggcattcgcCAGCGCTGTCTGCACCATTAggcacttgacgcgatgtttccgtatgccacgttggatcaccgcaacctcgacacagcacacaaagcaaacaccaccatgccgtcATGCCAacaccagttgcacaaacgaaaaacgtggcctactcccAGCGTCgcgcgcgaagaaacaaatcagctgctggattgtcttggcatggcttactaagctgaaaccggaactgctgtagagccactctatcgaaccgggcagaaacgatgatgatgagcggggatttgcagtagcgccacttcgtggggcagcaaggaggctccgttcaatacaaaaatgtcgttcagcaagtcgaaccatccGAACCATGCAGCAGTCaaagtcggtgcatggtgctctcaatcaaattggctcaaggagtgtccgaaaaatcagactagaggttgcaaggtgtccgaactttcggcagttgttatacattatggtctatggggagagtgGCGGTGCCGCgcagcagaccgaataatcgagcatgtccgaatttttggagtccgaaaaattagTCGGTGACTGTAGTTGAatgcaactttagaaaaaaagggcgtttactcctccaaggcgtgcactctagactgacgCCACGAGCCAGACGGCCGGTGACCCTgccgatggagaagatggccacccgtgcttcgaactgggccgagtCGCGTCAGTCGTGTACGTCTGCCCCTCGTCGAAGTGAATTCTTaactgtttgtggtggtctaccatgccggaaatattattgTGAGCTTACGATGCACGATTCATGCCgcatgcgtttattctgagccgtgatccggcaaGCAAAGATCGCAGTGAGCATCGCTGATGCTACGGTACGCGTCGTCAGAAAACAGGACCCTGCGGCGACACACTGCTACAAACAAATATCCTACATGTTTGTTTCGTGGCGTTTTGTTTTGTTCCAAAGTGAATTTATGACGCAGTGGCAGGCGTGTTCATGTACTGTGtcgatgaaaaaaacaaaaaaaaaggaaacctatCACATTTTTGAAAATAAGTTTGGGAAAACACAAAACCAGAAGAATATATGAATCttgtgctatttaaaaccaagagtatttgtTTAAAACAATGAATTAAGCACTTTATGTGCCTTTCCTGCCTTGATCGTCTTCTCGACCAGGTTTGTAGTGGTTTCGATTAACACATTTTTTT
This region includes:
- the Kr-h2 gene encoding transmembrane protein 33, with translation MGDENTERSTSATPRGLSEVINHMSIHKIESLLWFTRMCSVVFTLLYIIPLLDANPYTCYQRALISSAATSALRLHQRMPSIQLSRMFLSQLLIEDSCHYLFYSLIFLFAQPMTLVLLPVFLFSLLHSASFSLTLLDKFGGRSGLLGTWLVNLLDHQGRNILRLVAFTEIFLMPLTAFSVLSGRSSLLTPFLYYCFLSLRYSSRRNPYTRTVFHELRLVTEYYASRPGCPMFLRNLLYKTINVLSQLAPPVPQ